The Apodemus sylvaticus chromosome 5, mApoSyl1.1, whole genome shotgun sequence genome has a segment encoding these proteins:
- the LOC127684339 gene encoding olfactory receptor 5D13-like encodes MHHSEPSVFSIQENQSSAVNFILVGFSEYPHLQVPLFLLFLTIYTVTVLGNLGMIAIIRLSPKLHTPMYFFLSHLSFVDFCYSTVVTPKLLENLIVEDRRISFTGCVMQFFFACICVVTETFMLAVMAYDRFVAVCNPLLYTVAMSQKLCWSLVASSYSWSIVCSFIFIHFMLTLVFCGTKFINNFVCEHDAIVAVSCSDPYISQKVIFIFATFNELSSLMIILTSYVFIVITVMKMPTTGGRYKVFSTCASHLTTITIYHSIIICLYCVPTTKSSWLLVKVASVFYTVIIPMLNPLIYSFRNKDVKDAVKKLMCSSLLL; translated from the exons ATGCATCATTCAGAACCCTCTGTATTTAG CATTCAAGAAAACCAGAGTTCTGCAGTGAACTTCATCCTCGTGGGCTTCTCAGAATACCCACACCTCCAGGTacctctcttccttctgttcctGACCATATACACAGTGACTGTGCTGGGCAACCTGGGCATGATTGCCATCATCAGGCTCAGTCCTAAACTCCACACTCCCATGTACTTTTTTCTTAGTCATCTCTCCTTTGTGGATTTCTGTTACTCTACTGTTGTCACACCAAAGCTCTTAGAAAACTTGATTGTGGAAGACAGAAGGATCTCCTTCACAGGCTGTGTCATGCAGTTCTTctttgcatgcatatgtgtggtgACAGAAACCTTTATGTTGGCAGTGATGGCCTATGACAGGTTTGTGGCAGTATGCAACCCCCTCCTCTACACAGTGGCTATGTCTCAGAAGCTGTGCTGGTCCCTGGTAGCATCATCATACTCCTGGAGTATAGTGTGTTCCTTTATATTCATACACTTTATGTTGACCTTGGTCTTCTGTGGGACAAAGTTCATAAATAActttgtgtgtgagcatgatgCCATTGTCGCTGTATCCTGCTCTGATCCCTACATTAGTCAAAAAGTCATTTTCATCTTTGCTACTTTCAATGAGCTAAGCAGTCTGATGATCATTCTCACCTCTTATGTTTTCATTGTCATCACTGTCATGAAAATGCCTACCACTGGAGGGCGCTACAAAGTCTTCTCCACTTGTGCCTCCCATCTCACTACAATCACCATTTACCATAGCATTatcatctgtctttactgtgttCCTACTACCAAAAGTTCTTGGCTTCTGGTCAAGGTGGCCTCAGTCTTCTACACAGTCATCATCCCCATGCTGAACCCACTTATATACAGTTTCAGGAACAAGGATGTGAAGGATGCAGTTAAGAAACTAATGTGCTCTTCTTTGTTATTATAA
- the LOC127684340 gene encoding olfactory receptor 1165-like has translation MQHQVNQSTGVLFVFVGFSDFPNLQVPLFLIFLIIYTITVLENLGMILVIRINAKLHTPMYFFLSHLSFVDLCYTTVIAPKLLDLLITDDRSMSLKGCIIQFYFGCACVVTQTFMLAVMAYDRFVAICNPLLYTVAMSHRLCALLVTGTYLWGGLCATTLTYFLLALSYCRSTIVNHFCCEYSAIISAACSDSSFSQIACLLICMFNEICSLLIIIVSYVVIFATVIKIPTKGALQKALSTCAPHLTAISFCHGIILLLYCVLKSKSSLLLVKIVTVFYSMVVPMLNPLIYSLRNKDVKETVKKLIYIKIISQSL, from the coding sequence ATGCAGCATCAAGTGAATCAAAGTACTGGAGTCTTATTTGTCTTCGTGGGATTCTCAGACTTTCCAAACTTACAAGTGCCTTTATTCCTGATCTTTTTGATCATATACACCATCACTGTTCTGGAAAATCTAGGTATGATTTTGGTCATCAGAATCAATGCTAAACTCCATACTCCTATGTATTTTTTCCTCAGTCATTTATCCTTTGTTGATCTTTGTTACACCACTGTGATTGCACCAAAACTGTTAGACCTTCTGATAACAGATGACAGATCTATGTCCCTCAAAGGATGCATAATCCAGTTTTACTTTGGCTGTGCTTGTGTGGTTACCCAAACCTTCATGTTAGCAGTAATGGCCTATGATCGCTTTGTGGCCATTTGTAACCCTCTACTCTACACAGTGGCTATGTCTCATAGGCTCTGTGCTCTCCTAGTAACTGGAACTTACCTATGGGGTGGGCTCTGTGCCACCACactaacatattttcttttggcATTATCTTACTGTAGATCTACCATTGTTAACCACTTTTGTTGTGAGTACTCTGCCATAATTTCTGCAGCCTGTTCTGATTCTTCTTTCAGCCAGATAGCATGCTTGTTAATTTGTATGTTCAATGAGATTTGTAGCCTCCTTATCATCATTGTCTCCTATGTTGTCATATTTGCCACTGTCATCAAGATTCCTACTAAAGGAGCACTACAAAAAGCCTTGTCCACCTGTGCCCCACACCTGACTGCTATCTCTTTCTGCCATGGCATTATTCTTCTTCTATACTGTGTGCTCAAGTCAAAGAGCTCACTACTTCTTGTTAAGATAGTCACTGTGTTTTATAGCATGGTCGTCCCTATGCTTAATCCTCTTATTTACAGTCTAAGAAATAAGGATGTAAAAGAGACTGTGAAGAAGTTAATCTACATAAAAATCATTTCTCAGTCATTAtag